One genomic segment of Rivularia sp. PCC 7116 includes these proteins:
- a CDS encoding DUF2256 domain-containing protein: MGRNRSKSDLPSKICPVCQRPFTWRKKWADCWDDVKYCSERCRRRRSEASNNDEN, from the coding sequence ATGGGACGCAACCGTTCTAAATCGGATTTACCATCGAAAATATGTCCGGTGTGTCAGCGTCCTTTTACCTGGCGCAAAAAATGGGCAGATTGTTGGGATGACGTAAAATATTGTTCTGAACGTTGCCGTCGTCGGCGCTCGGAAGCTAGTAATAATGATGAAAATTAA
- a CDS encoding TROVE domain-containing protein: MNYKFFTQKNQKTPQNQPIPGREAEMIRGRSGGYMFDAGIWQMLRRCLLIGTAKSTYYAGKRELTEDFVSTVQEAIAKNPSRVAEEILYASDGRAINNSAPIFALVLLSMGETPEAKAAFTEIFPKVVRTGSHFYEWLSYTKSLRGFGKVVREAGKTWLSRPDAKGLAYQLLKYQQRHDFTNRDALRLFHVKPPTPDHELLFHWVVKGWEELPTNIPSEALAQIWWYEWLKRNPDRATEAITKGRLTHEMTAPVAKMDKQAWQLLFNEMPIGAMLRNLGSLTELDVLRIDEPASLDRVEAVLNSKEHLRKGRIHPIDVLKALKTYQSGGKLGRSKKTWNPVSRIVDILEKAVELSFDVVEPTGKVFMHAVDISGSMSYTSVSSIGLTCCEIATTMALVTAKAEKNYMIRGFATDFRNLGITAKDSFSSAIAKASSQNFGGTDASVAYEWMIKNNFKADVICFWTDSESWAGRSHPSQALARYRERVNPNAKAVYVTLAPYRITLVDPKDPFSWDIGGFDPGAPRLIQMLAKGGF, from the coding sequence ATGAACTATAAATTTTTTACTCAAAAAAATCAAAAAACGCCACAAAATCAACCCATCCCTGGCAGAGAAGCAGAAATGATTCGGGGACGTAGCGGTGGTTATATGTTTGATGCTGGTATATGGCAAATGCTGCGCCGCTGTTTGCTGATTGGTACCGCAAAAAGTACTTATTATGCTGGGAAGCGTGAATTAACAGAAGATTTTGTCTCAACCGTGCAAGAAGCTATTGCTAAAAATCCCAGTCGCGTTGCTGAAGAAATTCTTTATGCTAGCGATGGACGTGCCATCAACAACAGCGCTCCTATTTTTGCTTTAGTGTTGCTTTCTATGGGTGAAACACCTGAAGCTAAAGCTGCTTTTACAGAAATCTTTCCGAAAGTTGTCCGTACTGGAAGTCATTTTTATGAATGGTTGAGCTATACAAAGTCGCTGCGAGGTTTTGGTAAAGTTGTGCGGGAAGCCGGTAAAACTTGGTTATCTCGCCCCGATGCTAAAGGTTTGGCTTATCAATTGTTGAAATATCAGCAACGTCATGATTTTACAAACCGCGATGCTTTGAGGTTGTTTCACGTTAAACCACCAACTCCCGACCATGAATTATTGTTTCATTGGGTAGTCAAAGGTTGGGAAGAATTACCAACGAATATTCCCAGTGAAGCTTTGGCACAAATTTGGTGGTATGAATGGTTGAAGCGCAATCCAGATAGAGCTACTGAAGCAATTACTAAAGGACGCTTAACCCATGAAATGACTGCACCAGTAGCCAAAATGGATAAGCAAGCTTGGCAATTGTTATTCAATGAAATGCCAATTGGTGCAATGTTGCGTAACCTAGGTTCGCTAACTGAATTAGATGTATTACGAATCGATGAACCTGCAAGCCTCGATAGAGTTGAAGCTGTTTTAAATAGTAAAGAACATTTGCGTAAAGGACGTATTCATCCCATTGATGTTTTGAAAGCCCTCAAAACCTATCAGTCGGGAGGTAAATTAGGACGCAGTAAAAAAACTTGGAATCCAGTTAGCCGTATTGTAGACATTTTGGAAAAAGCGGTAGAACTGTCTTTTGATGTGGTCGAACCCACAGGTAAAGTGTTCATGCACGCTGTTGATATTTCTGGTTCCATGTCTTACACCAGTGTGAGTTCTATTGGACTTACCTGCTGTGAAATTGCCACAACGATGGCGCTGGTTACCGCAAAAGCTGAGAAAAACTACATGATTCGCGGGTTTGCTACAGACTTCCGCAACTTGGGAATTACTGCTAAAGATAGTTTTAGTTCGGCGATCGCCAAAGCTAGCAGTCAAAACTTTGGCGGAACTGATGCTTCAGTTGCTTATGAATGGATGATTAAAAACAACTTCAAAGCCGACGTAATTTGTTTTTGGACTGACTCAGAAAGCTGGGCTGGTAGAAGTCATCCATCGCAAGCTTTGGCAAGATATCGCGAAAGAGTAAATCCCAATGCCAAAGCTGTCTACGTCACTCTGGCACCTTACCGGATTACTTTGGTAGACCCCAAAGACCCTTTTTCCTGGGACATTGGCGGATTTGACCCAGGTGCGCCGCGTTTGATTCAGATGTTGGCTAAGGGTGGTTTCTAA
- a CDS encoding quinone-dependent dihydroorotate dehydrogenase: MDIYQVALRPLLFNLIKADPENLHSKTINTLEWLGNNAHSQPSSSIKSRLQQSFCLQDSRLSQSLFGLQFPNPVGLAAGFDKDGVATPMWSSLGFGFAEIGTVTSLAQPGNPRPRLFRLPKDEAALNRMGFNNCGADAMAARLAKLTLKPNPLIPIGINLGKSKVTPLEEAANDYRHSFNLLKNYGDYFVVNVSSPNTPGLRKLQDAAMLSSILDALQQENNLQKPIFVKISPDLEWEAITEIVSLAQSYKLAGIIATNTTIKREGLNTKILAQTGKSLSEEAGGISGKPVRKTSTEVIKYIWQQSQGEIPIIGVGGIFTAEDAWDKITAGACLVQIYTGWVYQGPGIIRSILQGLLLKLEQNGLNSISEAVGLAVKDS; this comes from the coding sequence TTGGATATTTATCAAGTTGCACTACGTCCGCTCTTATTCAACCTAATCAAAGCAGATCCCGAGAACCTGCATTCAAAGACAATAAATACTTTAGAGTGGTTGGGAAATAATGCCCATAGCCAACCCAGTAGCTCTATTAAAAGTCGTTTGCAGCAATCGTTTTGTCTGCAAGATTCGCGTTTGTCACAATCTTTGTTTGGGTTACAATTTCCCAATCCCGTTGGCTTAGCTGCTGGGTTTGATAAAGATGGTGTTGCAACCCCTATGTGGTCTAGTCTGGGTTTCGGTTTTGCAGAAATTGGAACTGTGACATCACTTGCACAACCGGGAAATCCCCGCCCTCGCTTGTTTCGCTTACCAAAAGATGAAGCCGCTCTTAATCGCATGGGTTTTAATAACTGCGGCGCAGATGCAATGGCAGCACGTTTAGCAAAACTCACTTTAAAGCCTAACCCTTTAATTCCTATCGGTATAAATTTAGGTAAATCCAAAGTTACACCCTTAGAAGAAGCCGCCAATGATTATCGTCACAGCTTTAACTTACTGAAAAATTACGGTGATTACTTTGTAGTAAACGTTTCTTCACCGAATACTCCAGGATTACGAAAACTGCAAGATGCAGCCATGTTAAGCTCTATTCTGGATGCTTTACAACAAGAAAATAATTTACAGAAACCAATATTTGTGAAAATTTCGCCAGATTTAGAATGGGAAGCAATTACAGAAATTGTCTCCTTGGCTCAAAGTTACAAATTGGCAGGAATTATTGCTACTAATACAACTATTAAGCGTGAAGGATTAAATACTAAGATACTTGCTCAAACTGGTAAATCGCTATCAGAAGAAGCGGGTGGAATCAGCGGTAAACCAGTAAGAAAAACTTCCACAGAGGTAATTAAGTATATTTGGCAGCAAAGTCAAGGAGAAATCCCCATTATCGGCGTAGGTGGAATTTTTACAGCAGAAGACGCTTGGGATAAGATTACTGCTGGTGCTTGTTTAGTACAGATTTACACGGGCTGGGTTTATCAAGGACCGGGAATTATACGTAGCATTCTCCAAGGTTTGCTGTTGAAATTGGAACAAAACGGATTGAATTCCATTTCTGAGGCTGTGGGATTAGCTGTTAAAGATAGTTAG
- a CDS encoding GAF domain-containing protein, whose amino-acid sequence MFTNNQMRQHQKFTAAEQQIFSLGRILQTLREEDNAEVLIEKTISYIKEQFDYSLIWIALYDRLNHILFGKGGATPDSNYDNSYFQQRVVLSPGDLLEQVVIQQRPMGVADLRMEKRAEGWQEIATKFDIQGTIMLPIRHKDRCLGVLLLGSKRWGYLIGSEAKAQLMIVVGELAAALFQLEIDLQNKQTKKPDEVLLRLLEKLRTLATLEQRLESVVSATHQFIAPTRTNVYWFSPQERSFWRRISTQFFNLGKVSNQQKAKTALTVEDLSDFYYALSANQLVWIGDGRSSLKSYSTKNLLKRLDARSLLVAPILWQKNLLGFLAVEGKEPRIWTEVDKNFVKGAAGLISLVSLTENMESTIQQIQEDAYLKSQIVEGIYNDEDIELVLHNCAVKVLNRLAANRFLLLSFDRELYKYNFFFQNQLSNRRHLKFGLEELKEVDAKLLERSTQAVSVENLEEDLRFFNWRSSLLEAGLRSILVSNCTPQDNNDAILIIGSENNRSWTTLEKELVKTVAQQVGVIFRQWQLYQQTQNQQKIWHTFGQSLRVLETVEDSKSGEGEHLAESLVLEQIATILNCPLTLLLSWNTGDEFAQIIPGTVANNHFKVIAETTIPLQNDILISSALKVEGLVSINASELPESTREWLCGTGIGEILLIALRTRQEHEPTGVILMADYPHRQWSPEILDAVETLVNQLAWFSRQKQFTQFACAKNEELQQLNWYKHRTFENVRQNTVTLLSQIHDLGIPDDEITLTRYQQLLRQLDNTVASSTALLKLEQSQLVFHKETLPIASLLKGSLKGINKLLKQHKLWVGVHGLGQKLEGEDSYIDDSFISNSQIIVSGDIRKIELIVSELLIAACHRSQDGGRIDIWCRRLEPQTLEVSITDNGTINPELLEELQQDAFPDLLTQSKQEHLPIKQLLICKKLIQQLQGQLDFYQLPDARVVSRLLLPIEE is encoded by the coding sequence ATGTTTACCAATAATCAGATGAGGCAGCATCAAAAATTTACAGCCGCAGAGCAGCAAATCTTCTCTTTGGGGCGCATCCTTCAAACTTTGAGGGAAGAGGATAATGCTGAGGTTCTGATTGAAAAGACTATTTCATATATTAAGGAGCAGTTTGATTATTCTTTAATCTGGATTGCTCTTTACGACCGTCTCAATCATATATTGTTCGGCAAAGGTGGTGCGACACCGGATAGTAATTATGACAATAGTTATTTTCAACAACGGGTAGTTTTAAGTCCGGGAGATTTGCTAGAACAAGTCGTAATCCAGCAACGTCCAATGGGTGTAGCTGATTTACGAATGGAAAAACGAGCGGAAGGATGGCAAGAAATAGCGACAAAGTTCGATATTCAGGGAACAATTATGTTACCCATCCGCCATAAAGACCGTTGTTTAGGTGTCTTATTACTTGGCTCTAAACGTTGGGGTTACTTGATCGGTAGCGAAGCCAAGGCTCAGCTAATGATTGTAGTGGGAGAACTTGCAGCAGCACTTTTCCAACTAGAAATAGATTTACAAAACAAGCAAACTAAGAAACCAGATGAGGTATTACTAAGACTTTTAGAAAAATTAAGAACTCTGGCTACTTTGGAACAAAGGTTGGAGTCTGTAGTATCTGCTACTCACCAGTTTATCGCTCCGACTCGAACAAACGTTTACTGGTTTAGTCCCCAAGAACGTTCTTTTTGGCGTAGAATCAGCACTCAGTTTTTTAACTTAGGTAAAGTTTCAAATCAACAGAAAGCAAAAACCGCTTTGACGGTAGAAGATTTAAGCGATTTTTATTACGCTTTATCAGCAAATCAACTTGTCTGGATTGGAGACGGACGCAGTTCGCTGAAAAGTTACAGTACAAAAAACTTGCTCAAACGTCTTGATGCACGCAGTCTTTTAGTTGCTCCAATACTTTGGCAAAAGAATTTGTTGGGTTTTTTGGCAGTGGAAGGAAAAGAACCTCGTATCTGGACGGAAGTCGATAAAAACTTTGTCAAAGGTGCTGCTGGGTTAATTTCGCTAGTTTCTTTAACCGAAAATATGGAAAGCACTATTCAACAAATTCAAGAAGATGCTTACCTAAAAAGCCAAATAGTAGAAGGCATTTATAACGATGAAGATATTGAGTTGGTTTTACATAATTGTGCGGTAAAAGTTTTAAACAGATTAGCTGCAAATCGTTTTTTATTACTGTCTTTCGATAGAGAACTATACAAATACAACTTTTTTTTCCAAAACCAATTATCAAATCGGCGACATTTAAAATTTGGTTTAGAGGAATTAAAAGAAGTAGATGCCAAACTTTTGGAGCGTTCTACACAAGCTGTAAGTGTGGAAAACCTAGAGGAAGATTTACGATTCTTTAATTGGCGTTCTTCTTTACTTGAAGCAGGATTGCGTTCTATTTTAGTTAGCAACTGTACTCCTCAAGACAACAATGATGCAATTCTAATTATTGGCAGCGAAAACAATCGATCTTGGACCACTTTAGAAAAAGAGTTAGTCAAAACCGTTGCTCAACAAGTAGGGGTAATTTTTCGTCAGTGGCAACTTTATCAGCAAACTCAAAATCAGCAAAAAATTTGGCATACTTTCGGGCAAAGCCTGCGCGTTCTTGAAACGGTAGAAGATAGCAAATCTGGTGAAGGAGAACATCTCGCTGAAAGCTTGGTACTAGAACAAATAGCCACAATTCTTAATTGTCCTTTAACTCTGCTCCTATCTTGGAATACTGGTGACGAATTTGCTCAAATTATACCTGGGACTGTTGCTAACAATCATTTTAAAGTGATTGCAGAAACAACGATACCGCTCCAAAATGACATACTGATTAGCTCAGCACTAAAAGTAGAAGGTTTAGTCAGCATTAATGCTTCAGAATTGCCCGAATCAACTAGAGAGTGGCTTTGCGGTACTGGAATTGGCGAAATTTTGCTTATTGCTTTACGCACGCGGCAAGAACACGAACCTACTGGCGTAATATTAATGGCTGATTATCCTCACCGACAGTGGTCACCAGAAATTTTGGATGCTGTAGAAACCCTTGTTAATCAACTAGCCTGGTTTAGTCGGCAAAAACAATTTACACAATTTGCTTGTGCGAAAAATGAGGAATTGCAGCAACTAAATTGGTATAAACATCGAACATTTGAAAATGTCAGGCAAAATACTGTCACATTACTGAGTCAAATACACGATTTAGGTATTCCAGATGACGAAATAACTCTGACACGCTATCAGCAATTATTACGACAATTAGATAATACTGTTGCTTCATCAACTGCATTATTAAAGCTCGAACAGTCGCAACTAGTTTTTCATAAAGAAACTTTACCGATCGCAAGTCTATTAAAAGGTTCTTTGAAAGGAATTAATAAATTGCTTAAACAGCATAAACTTTGGGTAGGAGTGCATGGTTTAGGACAAAAACTTGAAGGTGAAGATTCTTATATTGATGATTCTTTCATCTCTAATTCACAAATAATAGTCAGCGGCGACATCCGCAAAATTGAGTTAATTGTCAGCGAATTATTAATTGCAGCTTGTCATCGTTCTCAAGATGGCGGCAGAATAGATATTTGGTGCCGTCGTTTAGAACCGCAAACCCTAGAAGTTTCAATTACAGACAACGGTACTATTAATCCCGAGCTATTAGAAGAATTACAGCAAGATGCTTTCCCCGACTTACTCACTCAATCTAAGCAAGAACACTTACCTATAAAGCAATTATTGATATGTAAGAAACTAATACAACAACTTCAAGGGCAATTGGATTTCTATCAATTACCAGATGCTAGAGTAGTTAGTCGTTTGCTTTTACCGATTGAGGAATAG
- a CDS encoding isoaspartyl peptidase/L-asparaginase has product MNLKVRPKLIIHGGAGSSLQGKGGVEKVRRSLHKVVEEVYSVLMSGGSASEAVVKGCQMLEDDPCFNAGTGSVLQSDGQVRMSAALMDGITQSFSGVINITRIQNPIDLAKALQSSSDRVLSDYGAAELARELQIPSYNPLTDLRLEEWLQERQDNFKKTMAGVVAEKELVSNGNAGRGTIGVVALDSQGNLSAGTSTGGKGFERIGRVSDSAMPAGNYATKDAAVSCTGIGEDIIDECLAPRIVVRVGDGMTLQDAMQRSFNESHQNKRDLGAIALDAKGTIAWGKTSEVLLAAYHDGEKIGDTLEASEVMQVGCL; this is encoded by the coding sequence ATGAATCTCAAGGTGCGACCTAAATTAATTATTCATGGAGGAGCTGGTAGCTCTCTTCAAGGTAAAGGAGGAGTGGAAAAGGTACGCCGCTCTCTTCATAAGGTAGTAGAAGAAGTTTATTCTGTGCTGATGTCCGGAGGTAGTGCAAGTGAAGCGGTTGTCAAGGGTTGTCAAATGTTAGAAGACGATCCTTGTTTTAATGCCGGTACTGGCTCGGTACTGCAATCCGATGGTCAAGTTCGCATGAGTGCTGCTTTAATGGATGGCATAACACAAAGTTTTAGTGGTGTCATTAATATTACACGAATCCAAAATCCGATTGATTTAGCTAAAGCTTTACAAAGTTCTTCGGATAGAGTTCTTTCGGATTATGGTGCTGCGGAGTTAGCACGGGAATTACAGATACCTAGTTATAATCCTCTAACCGACCTACGTTTGGAAGAGTGGTTGCAGGAGCGTCAAGATAATTTTAAAAAGACGATGGCTGGAGTAGTAGCCGAAAAAGAACTTGTATCAAACGGCAATGCCGGACGAGGCACTATTGGCGTAGTCGCTTTAGATAGTCAAGGAAATTTATCTGCTGGAACTTCTACCGGAGGTAAGGGTTTTGAGCGTATCGGAAGGGTTAGTGATTCCGCCATGCCAGCAGGCAACTACGCTACTAAAGATGCAGCAGTAAGCTGCACGGGTATTGGTGAAGATATTATCGATGAATGTTTAGCACCACGAATTGTGGTGCGTGTGGGTGATGGAATGACTCTTCAAGATGCCATGCAGCGTTCATTTAATGAATCGCATCAAAATAAACGAGATTTGGGAGCGATCGCCCTTGATGCAAAAGGAACAATTGCTTGGGGCAAAACCAGCGAAG
- a CDS encoding molybdopterin oxidoreductase family protein yields the protein MSDSFKTLCPYCGVGCGLEVSPPASSGRATHRDSQGNPIWKVVGDKSHPSSKGMVCVKGATVTESLDKNRLKYPMMRDALSESFQQVSWDEAFNKIVERIQNIRQSRGDSNTICMYGSGQFQTEDYYIAQKLIKGCLGTNNFDANSRLCMSSAVAGYMQSFGADGPPCCYEDLELTDCAFLIGTNTAECHPIVFNRLRKHHKRNRNVKMIVVDPRCTKTAEVADLHLAINPGTDIDLLNGIAHLLMRWGAFDSLFIDECTQGFSSYAGVIHHYPPEIVSQKCGIEIDALEQAARYWADSKKVLSLWSMGINQSSEGTAKVRTLINLHLMTGNICKPGAGPFSLTGQPNAMGGREAGGLAHILPGYRSVKNAQHRAEVEQVWDLNPGQISRFPGRDAWSMITGLETGDVDLLWIAATNPAVSMPDLQRTKAALLKSPFTIYQDAYYPTETSAYAHLLLPAAQWGEKTGTMTNSERVVTLCPKFREPPGVAKADWEIFAEVARRLGFADKFAFDDSAAVHAEFVELTRDRPCDMGEISHENLASIGPMQWYDTQKAEIEIEENDSGFFSSLLKNFTKQEPLQGKRLYTDLRFHTADGRAKFAAYHSRGLAEPPCQEYPFILTVGRLYGHWHTQTRTGRIEKIVKMHPHPFIEIHPRDAVKLNITEGDWVEIKSRRGTAKFSAKVTKAIAPKTVFIPMHWGALWATEAEANSLTHPLSCPISLEPELKACAVQLVKVSALPQASRDLPHQEQLQHSELIPVSTSNHK from the coding sequence ATGTCTGACTCATTTAAAACACTTTGTCCTTATTGTGGAGTTGGGTGCGGTTTAGAAGTCTCTCCTCCCGCAAGTTCGGGGCGTGCAACTCATCGAGATAGTCAAGGTAATCCCATTTGGAAAGTAGTTGGTGATAAAAGTCATCCTTCATCAAAAGGCATGGTTTGCGTTAAGGGAGCTACCGTTACAGAGTCTCTCGATAAAAATCGCCTCAAATATCCAATGATGCGAGATGCTTTGTCAGAATCTTTCCAACAAGTAAGTTGGGATGAAGCTTTTAATAAAATCGTTGAACGCATTCAAAATATTCGCCAAAGTCGCGGTGATTCAAATACTATCTGTATGTATGGTTCCGGTCAGTTTCAAACCGAGGACTATTATATTGCCCAAAAGCTAATCAAAGGCTGTTTGGGAACTAATAATTTTGATGCTAATTCCCGCTTGTGTATGTCTTCAGCAGTTGCAGGCTATATGCAAAGCTTTGGTGCTGATGGACCACCTTGCTGTTATGAAGATTTAGAATTAACCGATTGTGCCTTTTTAATTGGCACCAATACCGCTGAATGCCACCCGATTGTTTTTAACCGTTTGCGAAAGCATCACAAACGAAATCGCAACGTCAAAATGATAGTTGTAGATCCGCGATGCACTAAAACAGCAGAAGTTGCAGATTTACATTTAGCAATTAACCCCGGTACAGATATTGACTTACTTAACGGTATTGCTCATTTATTAATGCGCTGGGGTGCCTTTGATAGCTTATTTATTGATGAATGTACTCAAGGATTTTCTAGTTATGCCGGAGTGATTCACCATTATCCGCCAGAAATAGTTTCGCAAAAATGCGGTATTGAAATCGATGCACTCGAACAAGCTGCCCGTTACTGGGCTGACTCTAAAAAAGTGCTGTCTTTATGGTCGATGGGCATAAATCAATCTTCTGAAGGCACTGCCAAAGTACGTACATTAATCAACCTGCATTTGATGACGGGAAATATTTGCAAACCAGGTGCTGGCCCATTTTCCCTTACCGGACAACCTAATGCAATGGGTGGTAGAGAAGCTGGAGGCTTAGCTCATATTCTTCCCGGATATCGTTCCGTCAAAAATGCCCAACATCGAGCCGAAGTAGAGCAAGTTTGGGATTTGAATCCTGGGCAGATTTCTCGTTTTCCCGGTCGCGATGCATGGAGTATGATAACTGGACTGGAAACTGGTGATGTTGATTTATTATGGATTGCAGCAACTAACCCAGCAGTAAGTATGCCAGATTTGCAGCGAACTAAAGCTGCTTTACTTAAATCTCCCTTCACGATTTATCAAGACGCTTATTATCCCACTGAAACTTCTGCTTACGCTCACCTTTTATTGCCCGCAGCCCAATGGGGTGAAAAAACTGGAACCATGACCAACTCAGAACGAGTTGTTACTTTGTGTCCAAAATTTAGAGAACCACCAGGTGTTGCCAAAGCTGATTGGGAAATATTCGCCGAAGTAGCTCGTCGTCTTGGTTTTGCGGATAAATTTGCTTTTGACGATTCAGCCGCAGTTCATGCCGAATTTGTTGAATTAACTCGCGATCGCCCTTGCGATATGGGAGAAATCAGTCACGAAAATTTAGCAAGTATTGGTCCAATGCAATGGTACGACACTCAAAAAGCAGAGATAGAAATAGAGGAAAATGATTCCGGCTTCTTCTCGTCGTTATTAAAAAATTTCACTAAACAAGAACCACTCCAAGGAAAGCGTCTTTATACAGATTTACGCTTTCATACCGCAGATGGAAGAGCAAAATTTGCGGCTTATCATTCTCGCGGACTAGCAGAACCACCGTGCCAAGAGTATCCTTTTATTCTTACCGTTGGAAGATTATACGGTCATTGGCATACCCAAACCCGCACTGGGAGAATTGAGAAAATCGTCAAAATGCATCCTCATCCCTTTATCGAAATTCATCCCCGCGATGCGGTCAAATTAAACATTACAGAAGGAGATTGGGTAGAAATAAAATCTCGTCGGGGAACAGCTAAATTTAGTGCAAAAGTAACTAAAGCGATAGCACCCAAAACAGTTTTTATTCCGATGCACTGGGGCGCTTTGTGGGCAACGGAAGCCGAAGCAAACAGCCTTACCCATCCTTTATCTTGTCCAATATCTTTAGAACCAGAACTCAAAGCTTGTGCGGTGCAACTTGTTAAAGTTAGCGCTCTCCCACAGGCTTCCAGAGACTTGCCTCACCAGGAACAGTTACAGCATTCTGAGTTGATTCCGGTGTCAACCTCAAACCATAAGTAA
- a CDS encoding HAD family hydrolase produces MAFKGVILDVDGTLVLSNDAHANAWVEAFAKYGYEVKFEEVRPLMGMGGDYIIPKFAPGLSDEEGTGKEISSYRKEIVLDKYIPNVSPANGARDMVLKLKEEGKRIIIATSASDKELSALLKIAKVDDILSQDDATSSDDAENSKPAPDIVEAALKKFDMQPEEIVMIGDTPYDIEAANKAGVKVIAVRSGGFDDSRLSKAIAIYNDAADLVENYDSSTLASAG; encoded by the coding sequence ATGGCATTTAAAGGCGTAATTTTAGATGTAGATGGAACTCTTGTTCTCAGTAACGATGCTCATGCTAATGCTTGGGTAGAAGCGTTTGCGAAATACGGTTATGAAGTCAAATTTGAGGAAGTAAGACCTTTAATGGGAATGGGTGGGGATTATATAATTCCTAAATTTGCGCCGGGACTTTCTGATGAAGAAGGCACAGGTAAAGAAATTAGTAGTTACCGTAAGGAAATAGTTCTTGATAAATATATTCCGAATGTTTCTCCTGCAAATGGTGCAAGGGATATGGTTTTGAAGTTGAAGGAAGAAGGTAAACGTATTATAATTGCAACTTCAGCAAGCGATAAAGAACTCTCAGCTTTACTCAAGATTGCCAAAGTAGACGATATTCTCAGTCAAGATGACGCTACAAGTTCTGACGATGCCGAAAATTCAAAGCCAGCACCGGATATTGTAGAAGCTGCTTTGAAAAAGTTTGATATGCAGCCTGAAGAAATCGTGATGATAGGGGATACTCCATACGATATTGAAGCTGCAAACAAAGCCGGAGTCAAAGTAATTGCAGTACGTAGCGGTGGTTTTGATGATTCTCGGCTTTCTAAAGCTATCGCAATTTATAATGATGCCGCCGATTTGGTTGAAAACTATGACAGTTCGACTTTAGCGAGTGCGGGATAA
- a CDS encoding nitrate reductase associated protein → MSDFFQFEADFVDSLRCIPMQVRFKLDNCGVKLKLSHWHQFTEPERQTLVEMPCTSKEECQKYREFLQHLIVEKTGTPAKELPIEENPAWMNEEEIPQATQTKAAESSVNITVKEWKKLTPLQRFALIKLSRPSHENKNFYPAVEEFGLV, encoded by the coding sequence ATGAGCGACTTTTTCCAATTCGAGGCTGATTTCGTTGATAGCTTGCGCTGCATCCCCATGCAGGTACGCTTCAAACTCGACAACTGCGGAGTCAAACTGAAACTATCTCACTGGCATCAATTTACCGAACCAGAACGTCAAACCTTAGTTGAAATGCCATGTACGAGTAAAGAAGAATGTCAGAAGTATCGAGAATTCTTGCAACATTTAATTGTTGAAAAAACCGGAACTCCCGCAAAAGAACTTCCTATAGAAGAAAATCCTGCTTGGATGAACGAGGAAGAGATTCCTCAAGCAACACAAACAAAAGCAGCAGAATCCAGCGTTAATATTACAGTTAAAGAATGGAAAAAATTGACACCATTACAGCGTTTTGCATTGATAAAATTGAGTCGTCCCAGTCATGAGAATAAGAACTTTTATCCAGCAGTTGAAGAATTTGGATTAGTTTAA
- a CDS encoding molybdenum cofactor guanylyltransferase: protein MSPHLPTSLSPNSSIATLILAGGKSSRMGIDKALLLYKGKPMLQRVYQVAAECTQKVYILTPWVERYQNILPSNCNYLIETQPGKGPVNGLSEGLEQISADWILLLACDLPLLDVEIIQSWINKLSQIPASTLALVPRRADIWEPMCGCYRKEVKIELDSFLKSGKRSFQKLLSGIEVEALEVDEKIDLMLLNCNYPGDLK from the coding sequence TTGTCTCCCCATCTCCCTACCTCCCTATCTCCCAATTCCTCCATCGCTACTTTAATACTCGCAGGTGGTAAAAGTTCTCGTATGGGAATAGATAAAGCACTTCTACTCTACAAAGGCAAACCGATGTTGCAACGGGTTTATCAAGTTGCTGCTGAATGTACCCAAAAAGTTTACATTTTGACTCCTTGGGTTGAACGCTATCAAAATATTTTGCCGTCAAATTGTAATTATCTAATTGAAACGCAACCGGGGAAAGGACCAGTAAATGGTTTATCCGAGGGGTTGGAACAAATTTCTGCTGATTGGATACTATTACTTGCTTGCGATTTACCTTTATTAGATGTAGAAATTATTCAAAGCTGGATAAATAAACTTTCACAAATACCAGCTTCAACATTGGCTTTAGTCCCTCGACGTGCGGATATTTGGGAACCGATGTGTGGGTGTTATCGTAAAGAGGTGAAAATTGAATTAGATAGTTTTTTGAAATCTGGAAAGCGTTCGTTTCAAAAATTGCTTTCAGGGATTGAAGTTGAAGCTTTAGAAGTTGATGAAAAAATTGATTTGATGTTGTTGAATTGTAATTATCCGGGGGATTTGAAATAA